One Salmo trutta chromosome 12, fSalTru1.1, whole genome shotgun sequence genomic region harbors:
- the LOC115203061 gene encoding dickkopf-related protein 3 has translation MPFCAAARMLYFSLLTLSLTSIHGILLPESARPVVMDINQIPEDNLAQGHTTLNDMFEEVEQLTEDTHNKLEDAVHQMDNRSAKSSLHPNNLPSNYHKESTSESVVETQSIHTIETVHKETDNRTGETHITGTIIQSSGKENNINHECIIDEDCEKGKYCQYETHRSKCLTCKALDVPCKKDEECCTGHLCVWGQCSQNATKGEAGSICQYQNDCSPDLCCAFHKALLLPVCTAKPIERECCHGSSNHLMERLSWDIEGQGPREHCPCAGNLQCQHIGRGSLCLKRQDSSEEDLTDTLYSEIDYIV, from the exons ATGCCTTTTTGCGCAGCAGCAAGGATGTTGTATTTCTCTCTTCTAACTCTGAGCCTAACGTCTATCCATGGCATCCTCCTACCTGAATCTGCCAGGCCCGTGGTTATGGACATCAACCAGATCCCCGAGGATAATTTGGCACAAGGACACACGACATTAAACGACATGTTTGAGGAGGTAGAGCAACTGACGGAGGACACGCATAATAAACTGGAGGACGCGGTGCACCAG ATGGACAATAGGAGTGCAAAGTCCAGCTTGCATCCCAATAACCTTCCCTCAAATTACCACAAGGAAAGCACTTCTGAGAGTGTGGTTGAAACTCAATCCATCCACACCATAGAGACAGTACACAAG gagacagacaacagaacagGAGAGACCCATATCACCGGAACAATTATCCAGTCCAGTGGCAAGGAAAATAATATTAATCAT GAGTGTATCATTGATGAGGACTGTGAAAAGGGGAAATATTGCCAGTATGAGACGCACCGATCCAAGTGTCTAACCTGCAAAGCCCTCGACGTG cccTGCAAAAAGGATGAGGAGTGTTGTACAggacatctgtgtgtgtggggccaGTGCAGCCAGAACGCCACTAAGGGGGAAGCTGGCAGCATCTGCCAATACCAGAACGACTGCAGCCCAGACCTCTGCTGTGCTTTCCATAAAG CTCTGCTGCTCCCTGTGTGCACGGCCAAGCCAATAGAGCGTGAGTGCTGTCATGGCTCCTCCAACCACCTTATGGAGCGGTTGTCCTGGGACATAGAGGGCCAGGGACCAAGGGAACACTGCCCCTGTGCTGGTAACCTCCAGTGCCAACATATCGG ACGAGGCTCCCTGTGTCTGAAAAGACAGGACTCGAGTGAAGAGGACCTGACAGACACACTTTATTCAGAAATTGACTATATTGTCTAG